One segment of Stomatobaculum sp. F0698 DNA contains the following:
- a CDS encoding hydroxyethylthiazole kinase, with the protein MNGAEALLREALPRLDALRETAPLVHCMTGAVSVNFCANTVLALGARPICAEHPAESAEIAAQAAALSLSLANITEVRDCAMRLAAGAAKAADIPMAFDAVGVGASMYRRELVKCYLAEKPWLIKGNASEIRALLLETGRSGAGVDVGAEDRAERGEEEKILALACDAAALARREDTVVLLSGAVDLLTDGERCFALQNGVPLLGKICGSGCALNCLAASFLALKAGRDKKREALLSALLAVTVWNVSAETAEARGPGSLAVELLDRLGRIGGAELSLRFSGEEVRI; encoded by the coding sequence TTGAACGGCGCGGAAGCGCTGCTTCGGGAAGCGTTGCCGCGGCTCGATGCCCTGCGGGAAACGGCACCTCTGGTTCACTGCATGACAGGCGCGGTCTCGGTCAACTTCTGTGCGAACACGGTGCTTGCCCTCGGTGCGCGTCCGATTTGTGCCGAGCACCCGGCAGAAAGCGCAGAGATTGCGGCGCAGGCGGCAGCCCTTTCTTTAAGTCTCGCGAACATCACGGAGGTAAGGGATTGCGCCATGCGCCTTGCGGCCGGCGCCGCAAAAGCGGCGGATATTCCGATGGCCTTCGATGCGGTCGGTGTCGGGGCGAGTATGTACCGGCGGGAACTGGTGAAATGCTATCTCGCGGAAAAGCCATGGCTCATCAAGGGCAATGCGAGTGAAATCAGGGCCCTGCTCCTTGAGACCGGGCGCAGCGGCGCCGGGGTGGATGTCGGCGCGGAGGACCGCGCGGAACGCGGCGAGGAAGAAAAGATTCTGGCGCTTGCTTGCGATGCGGCCGCTCTCGCAAGGCGGGAGGATACGGTGGTGCTTCTCAGCGGTGCGGTGGACCTTTTGACCGACGGCGAGCGCTGCTTTGCCCTGCAAAACGGCGTCCCCCTGCTCGGAAAAATTTGCGGGAGCGGTTGCGCGCTCAATTGTCTGGCTGCGAGCTTCCTTGCGCTTAAGGCGGGCAGAGACAAAAAAAGAGAAGCGCTCCTAAGTGCGCTTCTCGCAGTGACGGTATGGAATGTTTCGGCAGAGACAGCGGAAGCAAGAGGTCCCGGCAGTCTTGCGGTCGAACTTTTGGATCGACTCGGCCGAATCGGCGGCGCGGAACTCAGCCTGCGTTTCTCAGGCGAGGAAGTCCGGATCTAA
- a CDS encoding M14 family zinc carboxypeptidase translates to MKRERRMRLCAAALSLCMAAGMAQPAMAGVVKKGATQVSGGSESGAATTGTATATQTEFYFSGQEMYTYQRMEADIQLLKARYEGVTVDSIGTTVDGRNMYRIVIGNPNADKKMLVLASIHAREYITTPLVMRQIQEMLDRKANGETALNEVCIQFVPMANPDGVEISQRALNGLTKDSSKQSVRRIIESWSDWGLLENQDKYNWYLNKWKNNVNGVDLNHNFPTPGWAQLNDNRGKASSEFYKGPSAASEPETQAIIKLVNEQKFSQVLNYHAQGQIIYWSQMHAAKEVLEKDKAMGLIAARRTGYALVDPSADGSRYGAGFKDWLDWEKGIPNITLEVGLGVSPVPENQIEKIWQQNKGLLPELVNYLLGRSGESISSGNAKSESKANGAAKDDGVRYVSPKGSGDADESLTPPGAE, encoded by the coding sequence ATGAAGAGAGAACGGCGTATGCGACTGTGCGCAGCAGCACTCTCGCTTTGCATGGCAGCAGGCATGGCACAACCCGCGATGGCCGGTGTTGTGAAAAAGGGTGCGACGCAGGTGAGCGGCGGCAGCGAGAGCGGCGCGGCGACAACGGGAACGGCGACCGCGACGCAGACGGAGTTTTATTTTTCCGGTCAGGAGATGTATACCTACCAGCGCATGGAAGCGGATATTCAGCTTTTGAAGGCGAGATACGAGGGGGTTACGGTTGACTCCATCGGCACCACGGTGGACGGCAGAAATATGTACCGCATTGTGATCGGAAATCCGAATGCGGATAAAAAGATGCTGGTACTCGCCTCGATTCACGCGCGCGAGTACATTACGACGCCTCTGGTCATGCGTCAGATTCAGGAGATGCTGGACCGCAAGGCCAACGGAGAGACGGCGCTGAATGAAGTATGCATTCAGTTTGTGCCGATGGCAAATCCGGACGGTGTAGAGATTTCCCAGCGCGCACTGAACGGGCTCACGAAGGACAGTTCCAAGCAGAGCGTGCGGCGCATCATCGAGAGCTGGTCCGACTGGGGCCTGCTTGAAAATCAGGACAAGTACAACTGGTATCTGAACAAGTGGAAGAACAATGTCAACGGCGTTGACTTAAATCACAACTTCCCGACGCCGGGCTGGGCGCAGTTAAACGATAACCGCGGCAAGGCTTCCTCCGAGTTCTACAAGGGACCGTCGGCGGCTTCGGAGCCGGAGACCCAGGCCATCATCAAGCTGGTCAACGAGCAGAAGTTCAGTCAGGTGCTGAACTACCACGCACAGGGTCAGATTATTTACTGGTCGCAGATGCACGCGGCAAAGGAGGTTCTCGAGAAGGACAAGGCGATGGGACTCATTGCGGCACGGCGCACCGGTTATGCCTTGGTAGATCCCTCTGCCGACGGTTCCCGCTACGGCGCGGGCTTTAAGGATTGGCTCGACTGGGAAAAGGGCATCCCGAACATCACACTCGAGGTAGGCCTCGGCGTTTCGCCGGTGCCGGAGAATCAGATTGAGAAAATCTGGCAGCAAAACAAGGGCCTGCTCCCGGAGCTTGTAAACTACTTGCTCGGACGCAGCGGCGAGAGCATTTCGAGCGGAAATGCGAAGAGTGAGTCCAAGGCAAACGGCGCGGCGAAGGATGACGGCGTACGCTATGTTTCGCCGAAGGGCAGCGGAGACGCGGACGAGAGTCTCACACCGCCCGGTGCCGAGTGA
- a CDS encoding cupin domain-containing protein produces the protein MERKFSLSKEHAPKAGLTISTRETESGSVGVTYFSLGKDTDISAERYPEDVLYLGNFGSGEFRLRKAVEDKEQLRGLAAGEAIMVKKNTLCGVRTAEGFIYTEVIPGKDINMNEQVKAGEVFQLANLLPYEKGSVVNMDVASNPNMKLVLMAFDAGTGLSEHSAPGDALIFALEGEVELVYEGTPHKVKAGEQFRMAKGGRHSLKAEGRFKMALLLTLA, from the coding sequence ATGGAGAGAAAGTTTTCGCTTTCTAAGGAACATGCGCCCAAAGCCGGGCTTACGATTTCCACACGGGAGACCGAGAGCGGAAGCGTCGGCGTGACGTATTTTTCGCTCGGGAAAGACACGGACATCAGCGCGGAGCGCTACCCCGAGGATGTGCTCTATCTCGGCAATTTCGGCAGCGGAGAGTTTCGCCTTCGGAAAGCGGTTGAGGACAAGGAGCAGTTGCGGGGACTCGCGGCGGGCGAGGCCATCATGGTAAAGAAGAACACACTCTGCGGTGTCAGGACGGCAGAGGGCTTTATCTACACGGAAGTGATTCCGGGAAAGGATATCAATATGAACGAACAGGTCAAGGCAGGAGAGGTATTTCAGCTTGCAAATTTACTTCCCTATGAGAAGGGAAGCGTTGTCAATATGGACGTTGCGTCCAACCCGAACATGAAGCTTGTTCTGATGGCCTTCGATGCCGGAACGGGCCTCTCGGAACACAGCGCGCCGGGCGATGCGTTGATTTTCGCGCTGGAGGGCGAGGTTGAACTGGTCTATGAGGGGACGCCGCACAAGGTAAAGGCGGGCGAGCAGTTCCGCATGGCAAAGGGCGGTCGCCACAGTCTGAAGGCAGAGGGACGGTTCAAGATGGCACTTCTGCTCACACTGGCATAA
- a CDS encoding Crp/Fnr family transcriptional regulator, whose product MKKAFPVMKTCPLFAGIAESDYETLLSALSAKEDYFPKHDTVIQIGDPGKRAGLVLSGTLEVAFYDENASPVSVTRIESGNVFGAMMLCANVTDSAMHLRAISDCTLLFLDFSRLLQNTERQSHAETRLAANLLGYFAKRSLLLTQKIRILGQKKLRDKLKLYFNTLPKQKSGVRKLPLSKTELASFLYADRSALSRELSRMQEEGIISMEGKEIVILDPDFLA is encoded by the coding sequence GTGAAAAAGGCCTTTCCCGTCATGAAAACCTGCCCGCTCTTTGCGGGCATCGCCGAAAGCGACTATGAGACGCTGCTCTCGGCACTCTCGGCAAAAGAAGACTATTTTCCGAAACATGACACCGTCATCCAAATCGGAGACCCGGGAAAGCGCGCCGGTCTGGTGCTCTCCGGTACCTTGGAGGTCGCCTTCTACGACGAAAATGCATCCCCGGTCAGCGTGACTCGAATCGAGAGCGGCAATGTTTTCGGCGCCATGATGCTCTGCGCCAATGTGACGGACAGCGCCATGCATCTTCGCGCCATTTCGGACTGCACGCTGCTTTTTTTGGACTTTTCGCGCCTCTTGCAAAACACAGAGCGCCAAAGTCACGCCGAGACCCGTCTCGCCGCCAACTTGCTCGGCTACTTTGCGAAGCGCTCCCTTTTGCTCACCCAAAAGATACGCATCCTGGGACAAAAAAAGCTGCGGGACAAATTAAAGCTCTACTTCAACACGCTGCCAAAACAAAAGAGCGGGGTTCGAAAACTCCCGCTCTCAAAGACCGAACTTGCCTCCTTCCTCTACGCAGACCGGAGTGCACTCTCGAGGGAGCTGTCCCGCATGCAGGAAGAGGGTATTATTTCCATGGAAGGCAAGGAAATTGTAATCTTAGATCCGGACTTCCTCGCCTGA
- the ilvN gene encoding acetolactate synthase small subunit: MKGIFSVLVENRDGVLSQIAGLFARRGFNIDSLAVGETEQHDVSSMTIVSSGDSRTLDQVEKHLNKKIDVIKVRRLEEHASILKEMMLIKVAHSVSTRASIIELCSVTDAKVVHFSQKTMVIQLTAEPEAILNFIELVRNYGILEIQRTGSICVSKD, translated from the coding sequence ATGAAAGGAATTTTTTCTGTGCTGGTCGAGAACCGAGACGGCGTGCTCTCGCAAATCGCGGGACTCTTTGCGCGTCGCGGCTTCAACATTGACAGTCTCGCCGTCGGCGAGACCGAACAGCACGATGTATCCAGTATGACCATAGTCTCGAGCGGTGACAGCCGCACCTTAGACCAGGTCGAGAAACACCTCAACAAGAAAATCGATGTCATCAAGGTGCGCCGTCTCGAGGAACACGCCTCCATCTTAAAGGAGATGATGTTAATCAAGGTTGCGCACTCCGTGAGCACCCGTGCTTCCATCATAGAGCTCTGCTCCGTGACCGATGCCAAAGTGGTCCACTTTTCGCAGAAGACCATGGTCATCCAGCTGACCGCCGAACCCGAGGCCATTCTGAACTTCATTGAGCTTGTTCGGAACTACGGCATTCTGGAAATCCAGAGGACCGGCAGCATCTGTGTCAGCAAGGATTGA
- a CDS encoding MATE family efflux transporter has translation MSREKEFLEYVLSSVLAMVGQSIYILADTYFVARGLGANGLAALNLAIPIYNFINGVGLMLGIGGAARFIVARTVGDKKRSRQIYTTAAACGLLAGFGFALLGIFFVNPIATLLGAKAETYEMTKTYLRMVLLFAPAFISNSIFSAFVKNDGGPKLAMLGMLAGSLFNTIFDYIFIFPLGLGIFGAVLATVFSPIMGIAVLSLHLIRKKSSFYPVKGGFRLAELRRVLSLGLSSLISEITNGMVMIVFNIIILKLAGNAGVAAYGVLANIILVVIAVYNGIAQGVQPLFGRFFATNEREKLRLSYRDALIAVGLASALFYFVTMGFPAQITSLFNHENNAEMQRLAVEGFRLYFSSCFFLGFNLLNIMYFVSTAQDTRSQILSLLRGIVLVLPFLLLFSTLFGMTGVWLAMPVSEIAVSLLGVKMLTAKKKQA, from the coding sequence ATGAGTCGAGAGAAAGAGTTTCTGGAGTATGTATTATCCAGTGTGCTCGCCATGGTGGGACAGTCGATTTATATTTTGGCAGACACGTATTTTGTTGCGCGGGGACTCGGCGCAAACGGTTTGGCAGCGCTGAATCTTGCGATTCCGATTTATAATTTTATCAACGGTGTCGGACTTATGCTCGGTATCGGCGGCGCGGCTCGTTTTATCGTGGCCCGCACGGTCGGTGATAAGAAGCGGTCACGGCAAATTTACACGACGGCAGCGGCCTGCGGTCTGCTTGCGGGCTTTGGCTTTGCGCTGCTCGGCATCTTTTTCGTGAATCCGATTGCGACGCTGCTCGGTGCCAAAGCGGAGACGTATGAGATGACCAAAACCTATCTTCGCATGGTGCTGCTCTTTGCGCCGGCATTTATCTCCAATTCCATTTTTTCGGCCTTTGTCAAGAACGACGGCGGTCCCAAGTTGGCCATGCTCGGTATGCTTGCCGGCAGCTTGTTTAATACCATCTTTGACTATATTTTTATTTTTCCGCTCGGACTCGGTATTTTCGGTGCGGTGTTGGCAACCGTCTTCTCGCCGATTATGGGAATTGCGGTGCTCTCCTTGCACTTAATTCGGAAAAAGAGCAGCTTTTATCCGGTCAAAGGGGGCTTCCGACTTGCGGAACTGAGACGGGTGCTCTCGCTGGGACTTTCTTCGCTGATCAGCGAGATTACCAACGGCATGGTGATGATTGTGTTTAACATTATCATCCTGAAACTCGCGGGCAATGCGGGTGTTGCGGCCTACGGTGTCCTTGCCAACATCATCCTTGTTGTGATTGCGGTTTACAACGGCATTGCACAGGGCGTTCAGCCGCTGTTCGGACGTTTCTTTGCGACCAATGAGCGCGAGAAGTTGCGTCTCAGTTATCGCGATGCACTGATTGCCGTGGGGCTGGCCTCTGCCCTCTTCTATTTCGTGACCATGGGCTTTCCGGCACAGATTACGTCACTCTTTAACCATGAGAACAATGCGGAAATGCAGCGGCTTGCCGTGGAGGGCTTCCGACTTTACTTCTCGAGTTGTTTCTTCCTCGGCTTCAACCTGCTGAACATCATGTACTTTGTTTCGACCGCGCAGGACACACGCTCGCAGATTTTGTCTCTGCTCCGCGGTATTGTGCTGGTGCTGCCGTTTTTACTCCTGTTCTCGACGCTCTTCGGCATGACGGGCGTATGGCTCGCGATGCCGGTATCGGAGATTGCCGTCTCGCTGCTCGGCGTCAAAATGTTGACGGCAAAAAAGAAACAGGCGTAA
- a CDS encoding nitrilase-related carbon-nitrogen hydrolase, giving the protein MTVAEQPELNLKKMEEQMREARERFRAELILFPETCMAEFSRGMTREDRYALAETRDGNFVRAVRELAARHSIWTVFGFYERAETQDSENRSYNSVLVLDDAGEVRAHYRKTHLYDAFGYRESDDYLRGDRLFAPIETPFGKLGLFVCYELRFPEVARAERAAGAEILLMPSAWVKGDLKSEHFGTLLKARAIENTCYLLAANQYSKIRMGESAAVDPMGVVIANAGEGERVIPVYLEAARLREVRKKLPSFEDRRGELY; this is encoded by the coding sequence ATGACGGTGGCGGAGCAACCGGAACTGAATTTAAAAAAAATGGAGGAGCAGATGCGGGAGGCGCGGGAGCGCTTTCGGGCAGAGCTCATTCTCTTTCCAGAAACCTGTATGGCGGAGTTTTCGCGCGGTATGACCCGGGAAGACCGCTATGCACTTGCCGAGACAAGGGACGGAAACTTTGTGCGTGCCGTTCGTGAACTCGCGGCGCGCCACTCGATTTGGACCGTCTTCGGCTTTTATGAGCGCGCGGAAACGCAGGACAGCGAGAACCGCAGTTACAACAGTGTGCTCGTTTTGGATGATGCGGGTGAGGTTCGCGCGCACTACCGAAAGACCCATCTCTATGATGCCTTCGGCTATCGGGAGTCGGATGACTACCTGCGGGGGGACCGCCTGTTTGCGCCGATTGAGACACCGTTCGGCAAGCTGGGGCTCTTTGTCTGCTACGAACTGCGGTTTCCCGAGGTCGCCAGAGCGGAACGGGCGGCGGGCGCCGAAATTTTGCTCATGCCCTCCGCCTGGGTGAAGGGAGATTTAAAGAGCGAGCACTTTGGGACCCTGCTAAAAGCACGTGCTATTGAGAACACCTGCTACTTGCTCGCGGCAAACCAGTACAGCAAGATTCGCATGGGCGAAAGTGCGGCCGTGGACCCGATGGGCGTTGTGATTGCGAATGCAGGTGAGGGGGAACGCGTGATTCCGGTCTATTTGGAAGCGGCGCGTCTTAGGGAAGTCCGCAAGAAGCTCCCGAGTTTTGAGGACAGGCGGGGAGAACTTTATTGA
- a CDS encoding nitroreductase family protein, with translation MEERHTVRHFTDEAVEEEALSALSARIDALNVQFGLDMSLHVDEELQLWPGMTLFYSSGVNNFIALAGPHGSEGAEHIGYCGADLLLLAQQLGVNTWWIGGTYNMEKASEGTKGELYGVIAFGYGKEEGKPHKSKDAARVSRYEGTAPSWFEKGVEAALLAPTAMDKQAFMITGRGDEVRISYKAGAFSEVDCGIIKYFFEQGAGKENFRFVNGNK, from the coding sequence ATGGAAGAACGACACACCGTGCGGCATTTTACGGATGAGGCGGTGGAGGAAGAGGCGCTCTCGGCACTCTCGGCGCGGATTGATGCACTGAATGTGCAGTTCGGCCTGGACATGAGTCTGCATGTCGACGAGGAGTTACAGCTCTGGCCCGGTATGACCCTGTTTTATTCGAGCGGGGTCAACAACTTTATCGCACTTGCGGGTCCCCACGGCAGTGAGGGCGCCGAACACATAGGCTATTGCGGTGCCGATTTACTGCTGCTCGCACAGCAGCTCGGCGTCAATACCTGGTGGATCGGCGGCACCTACAATATGGAGAAGGCGAGCGAGGGAACCAAGGGTGAGCTCTACGGCGTGATTGCCTTCGGTTACGGCAAAGAAGAGGGAAAGCCGCACAAATCCAAGGATGCGGCGCGTGTGAGCCGCTACGAGGGGACAGCGCCGAGCTGGTTTGAGAAGGGAGTAGAGGCGGCACTCCTTGCGCCGACCGCGATGGACAAACAGGCCTTCATGATTACGGGCCGGGGCGATGAGGTGCGGATTTCTTATAAAGCGGGCGCGTTTTCCGAGGTGGATTGCGGTATCATCAAGTATTTCTTTGAGCAGGGGGCGGGCAAAGAGAACTTCCGCTTTGTGAACGGCAACAAGTGA
- a CDS encoding CPBP family intramembrane glutamic endopeptidase produces the protein MKLHNSRKTDLILLAVYFLLYLLLVPVLLAFAAESSTFFQKNSMAFYGLAGLITLLIFYGVKRKTLREDFAKFRERLGKNCRVVILAQLLIFLLNIPINLVLLHFGIHNQNQNTLGGLAEGGYLWFLVFLALFFAPVVEELVFRNILFNRIYGKSPVLAYIISILSFSMLHGAAALRGGKPQDFIAILSYVPLSFFLCRLYATRKSMAFPIALHFLNNSIAVILLLVLKTATGV, from the coding sequence ATGAAACTACACAACTCTCGAAAAACCGACCTTATTCTCCTTGCGGTCTATTTTCTTCTCTATCTCTTACTGGTTCCCGTTCTGCTTGCTTTTGCCGCGGAGAGCAGTACTTTCTTTCAGAAGAACAGTATGGCCTTCTACGGGCTCGCGGGCTTGATTACCCTCCTCATTTTCTACGGGGTGAAGCGGAAGACGCTTCGTGAGGACTTTGCAAAATTCCGCGAACGGCTCGGCAAAAACTGCCGCGTGGTGATTCTCGCCCAGCTCCTCATCTTTCTCTTGAATATTCCGATTAATCTGGTTCTGTTGCACTTCGGCATTCATAATCAGAATCAGAATACGCTGGGAGGCCTCGCGGAGGGCGGCTATCTCTGGTTTCTCGTGTTTCTCGCCCTGTTCTTTGCTCCCGTCGTCGAAGAGCTTGTATTCCGAAACATTCTGTTTAACCGCATCTACGGGAAGAGCCCGGTACTCGCCTATATCATCTCTATTTTGAGCTTCTCCATGCTCCACGGGGCCGCGGCGCTTCGGGGCGGCAAGCCGCAGGACTTTATCGCAATCTTAAGCTATGTTCCGCTTTCCTTCTTTCTCTGCCGCCTCTATGCGACAAGAAAGAGCATGGCCTTCCCGATTGCGCTCCATTTCTTAAATAACAGCATTGCCGTGATTCTTCTTCTGGTCCTGAAAACCGCTACGGGGGTATAA
- a CDS encoding trimeric intracellular cation channel family protein: MIFSVIGFMDLLGTIAFAISGALVGVKRDMDIFGINILAVITACGGGMTRDVVIGKEPPVMFVNPIYVLIAVITANIVFLYLYTNRRLPGSKKTLNALFFWCDTLGLAAFTVDGVFAGINIGMDRLFLCTFLGTVTGVGGGAIRDIFANQMPEIFQKNIYAMACVPGAILTVLVWRHFGSENTAALIGSVCVILVRCVAVHYNWNLPRVPRQEAKG, translated from the coding sequence ATGATTTTTTCTGTCATCGGTTTTATGGATTTGCTCGGCACCATAGCGTTTGCGATTTCGGGTGCGCTGGTCGGTGTCAAGCGGGATATGGATATTTTCGGAATCAACATCCTCGCGGTTATCACGGCCTGCGGCGGCGGTATGACGCGTGATGTGGTGATCGGCAAGGAGCCGCCGGTCATGTTTGTGAACCCGATTTACGTGCTGATTGCGGTCATTACGGCGAACATCGTCTTCTTGTATCTCTACACGAATCGGCGCCTTCCGGGTTCCAAGAAGACCTTAAACGCACTCTTCTTCTGGTGCGACACCCTGGGCCTCGCGGCCTTCACGGTGGACGGCGTGTTTGCGGGCATCAATATCGGCATGGACCGCCTCTTTCTCTGCACCTTCCTCGGAACGGTGACGGGAGTCGGCGGCGGTGCGATTCGTGATATCTTTGCGAATCAGATGCCGGAGATTTTCCAGAAAAACATCTATGCGATGGCCTGTGTTCCGGGTGCCATCTTAACGGTTCTTGTCTGGAGACATTTCGGTTCGGAAAATACGGCGGCGCTAATCGGCAGCGTTTGCGTGATATTGGTGCGCTGTGTGGCGGTGCACTACAATTGGAATTTGCCTCGCGTGCCGAGACAGGAAGCAAAAGGGTAA
- a CDS encoding nitroreductase family protein, translated as MDFLELARARYSCRKLTNAPVAAEKLERILEAARVAPTAKNLQPYRLFLLESPEAVAKVHEITPCIFGADCFLMVAAVPSEGWVREFDRKNFAEIDAAIVATHIMLAIEAEGLGSTWVGHFDAPRAKELFPEMAAYELIALFPIGEKAAEAHPAHLHEKRVPISERLEQL; from the coding sequence ATGGACTTTTTAGAACTTGCGCGTGCGCGCTATTCCTGCAGAAAGCTGACGAATGCGCCGGTGGCGGCGGAGAAGCTGGAGCGCATTTTGGAGGCGGCCAGAGTGGCGCCGACAGCAAAAAACTTACAGCCATACCGCCTGTTTTTACTGGAGAGCCCGGAGGCGGTGGCTAAGGTCCATGAAATTACACCCTGTATTTTCGGTGCGGACTGTTTTCTGATGGTGGCGGCCGTTCCGAGCGAGGGCTGGGTGCGGGAATTCGACCGAAAGAATTTTGCGGAGATCGATGCGGCCATTGTGGCGACGCATATCATGCTTGCGATTGAGGCAGAGGGGCTCGGCTCTACCTGGGTGGGGCATTTTGATGCCCCCCGCGCGAAGGAGCTCTTCCCCGAGATGGCAGCTTACGAGTTGATTGCACTCTTCCCGATCGGGGAAAAGGCGGCCGAGGCGCACCCGGCGCACCTCCACGAGAAGCGAGTTCCGATTTCGGAGCGCTTGGAGCAGCTCTGA
- a CDS encoding YcxB family protein, which yields MEEMKVGNVRYETETVFTEDAVRGLFRAQFLLFEQLRIWSRVLVGALLTGFAFSSVLGTPQRVLCIAAGVWLLIGWNTVAKARADAVLKQRGDSEGRVIYRFAEEEIQIEDSGSWRYDELMKLAQDEQRYYLFHNPQTAIVVDMKALKPADAAGFASWIEAQSGKKIRKLGAGLPFFWTRKKKDA from the coding sequence ATGGAAGAGATGAAAGTGGGCAACGTGCGCTACGAGACGGAAACGGTATTTACGGAAGACGCAGTGCGGGGCTTATTTCGCGCACAATTTCTTTTGTTCGAACAGCTGCGAATCTGGAGTCGAGTTCTGGTCGGAGCACTTTTGACCGGTTTTGCCTTCAGCTCCGTGCTCGGGACACCGCAGCGTGTTCTTTGCATTGCCGCGGGCGTCTGGCTCCTGATCGGATGGAATACCGTCGCAAAGGCGCGGGCGGACGCTGTCTTAAAGCAGCGCGGTGACTCCGAGGGACGGGTCATTTACCGTTTCGCGGAGGAGGAGATTCAAATTGAAGACAGCGGGTCCTGGCGCTATGACGAGCTCATGAAGCTCGCGCAGGACGAACAGCGTTATTATCTGTTTCACAATCCGCAGACGGCAATCGTGGTCGATATGAAGGCCTTGAAACCGGCGGACGCGGCGGGCTTTGCGAGCTGGATCGAAGCACAAAGCGGAAAGAAAATCCGGAAGCTCGGTGCGGGCTTGCCGTTTTTCTGGACGCGGAAGAAAAAGGATGCTTGA
- a CDS encoding YitT family protein — protein MLGGMEYKEKLIGLLQIIVGNVGYALVVQLFILPMDLLTSGTTGISLVLHKITGLPVPPLLLALNIFTLLLGFIFIGKGFGMSTILSSFISPIALEFWSHALKGVVLTQDLMLNAIFAGLGTGLTLGIVLRAGSSTGGMDVIPIMAKKYLSLPLGAGFIITDMITLLSQGLLFSWERVLFGLICVIVTSISIDKMTLIGTTRTEVKIISEKPEEVKNAILKEMGRGVTMLHADRGYTKRPTQVVLSVIYNRELPQIIRIAHEIDPACFLIVGRISEVHGEGFSRGVKA, from the coding sequence ATGCTGGGGGGAATGGAATATAAGGAGAAATTAATCGGTCTCCTGCAAATCATTGTAGGCAATGTAGGCTATGCGCTTGTCGTACAGCTTTTTATTTTGCCCATGGATCTCCTCACCAGCGGAACAACGGGTATTTCCCTCGTGTTACACAAGATTACGGGACTTCCGGTGCCGCCGCTCCTGCTCGCACTGAACATATTTACTTTGTTGCTCGGCTTCATCTTCATCGGCAAGGGCTTCGGTATGTCGACGATACTCAGTTCCTTCATCAGCCCGATTGCGCTGGAGTTCTGGAGCCATGCGTTGAAAGGTGTGGTGCTCACCCAGGATCTCATGCTGAATGCGATTTTTGCGGGACTCGGCACCGGACTCACGCTCGGCATTGTGCTGCGCGCCGGATCTTCGACCGGCGGTATGGATGTAATCCCGATTATGGCAAAGAAGTATCTGAGCTTGCCGCTCGGTGCGGGCTTTATTATCACGGATATGATTACGCTGCTCTCGCAGGGACTTCTCTTCTCCTGGGAACGCGTGCTCTTCGGTCTGATTTGTGTCATTGTGACTTCCATCTCGATCGATAAGATGACGCTGATCGGAACCACACGCACCGAAGTCAAGATTATCAGTGAGAAGCCGGAGGAAGTGAAGAACGCCATACTCAAGGAGATGGGACGCGGCGTGACCATGCTGCACGCGGATCGCGGCTACACGAAGCGGCCCACCCAGGTGGTGCTCTCGGTCATCTACAACCGCGAGTTGCCGCAGATTATTCGCATTGCGCATGAGATCGATCCGGCCTGCTTCCTGATTGTCGGACGTATTTCGGAAGTGCACGGTGAGGGCTTTAGCCGCGGGGTAAAGGCATGA